One Streptomyces sp. L2 genomic window carries:
- a CDS encoding BMP family ABC transporter substrate-binding protein has product MRRVAKLSAAVVASAALAMSATACGSTSSDNSSSSSSSGGGKGVKIGLAYDVGGRGDRSFNDSAARGADKAEKEFGGSIKELTAKTSDTEADREQRLTDLADAGYNPIVAVGFSYATAMGKVAAKYPKTSFGIVDSVVDAKNVDSITFTEEQGSYLAGVAAALKTKKDHVGFIGGVDTPLIKKFEAGYVQGVHDTNAKVKVDVQYLTHGSDLSGFSSPDKGKAAAQGMLDKGADVIYTAAGSSGNGAIEAVNGTKGAWAIGVDSDQYNIPGLAKYKSSILTSMVKNVDVGVYDFIKSVHDGKPLTGNQVYSLAKGGVKLATSGGFIDDIQPKLDAAKKKIVDGSIKVKTTP; this is encoded by the coding sequence GTGCGCCGGGTAGCCAAGCTTTCCGCTGCGGTTGTCGCATCCGCAGCTCTCGCCATGTCTGCCACCGCGTGTGGCAGCACCTCCTCCGACAACTCCTCCTCGTCCTCGTCCTCCGGCGGCGGCAAGGGTGTCAAGATCGGCCTCGCCTACGACGTCGGCGGCCGTGGTGACCGCTCCTTCAACGACTCCGCCGCCCGCGGTGCCGACAAGGCCGAGAAGGAGTTCGGCGGCTCGATCAAGGAGCTGACCGCCAAGACCTCCGACACCGAGGCCGACCGTGAGCAGCGGCTGACGGACCTCGCGGACGCCGGCTACAACCCGATCGTGGCCGTCGGCTTCTCCTATGCCACCGCGATGGGCAAGGTCGCCGCGAAGTACCCGAAGACCAGCTTCGGCATCGTCGACTCGGTCGTGGACGCCAAGAACGTCGACAGCATCACCTTCACCGAGGAGCAGGGCTCCTACCTGGCCGGTGTCGCCGCCGCGCTGAAGACCAAGAAGGACCACGTCGGCTTCATCGGCGGTGTCGACACCCCGCTGATCAAGAAGTTCGAGGCGGGCTACGTCCAGGGCGTGCACGACACCAACGCCAAGGTCAAGGTCGACGTCCAGTACCTGACGCACGGCTCCGACCTGTCCGGCTTCTCCAGCCCCGACAAGGGCAAGGCCGCCGCGCAGGGCATGCTCGACAAGGGCGCCGACGTCATCTACACGGCGGCCGGCTCCTCCGGCAACGGCGCGATCGAGGCCGTCAACGGCACCAAGGGCGCCTGGGCGATCGGCGTGGACTCCGACCAGTACAACATCCCGGGTCTGGCCAAGTACAAGAGCTCGATCCTGACCTCGATGGTCAAGAACGTCGACGTCGGCGTCTACGACTTCATCAAGTCCGTGCACGACGGCAAGCCGCTGACCGGCAACCAGGTCTACTCGCTGGCCAAGGGCGGCGTGAAGCTGGCCACCAGCGGTGGCTTCATCGACGACATCCAGCCCAAGCTGGACGCCGCGAAGAAGAAGATCGTCGACGGCTCCATCAAGGTCAAGACCACCCCGTGA
- a CDS encoding M20 family metallopeptidase — protein MSLESEADLPGDVLPGVLSESLHAELVAFRRDLHMHPELGNQEFRTTAAIKERLEKAGLRPRVLASGTGLICDIGLAEGERSAVPLLALRADIDALPIPDTKADCPYRSTVPDRAHACGHDVHTSVVLGTGIVLARLHEEGLLPRPVRLIFQPAEEVLPGGAADAIACGALDGVGRILAVHCDPRVDAGRVGLRVGPITSACDRLEIALDGPGGHTARPHLTTDLVTAAARVVTDVPALVARRVDTRAGLVVTWGRVESGHAPNVIPQHAELSGTVRCLDLDAWREAPDIVHAAIDEVATLHRAKSEINYVRGVPPVVNDRGATELLRKAMVARRGMRSVENTEQSLGGEDFSWYLEHVPGAMARLGVRTPGDPRVRDLHQGDFDADEHAITVGVEMFTAAAFLDDPSV, from the coding sequence ATGTCCCTAGAGTCCGAGGCCGACCTCCCCGGGGATGTGCTCCCCGGTGTGCTGAGCGAATCGCTGCACGCCGAACTCGTCGCCTTCCGCCGCGACTTGCACATGCACCCCGAACTGGGCAACCAGGAGTTCCGTACGACCGCCGCCATCAAGGAGCGGCTGGAGAAGGCCGGGCTCCGCCCCCGCGTCCTCGCCTCGGGAACCGGGCTCATCTGTGACATCGGACTGGCCGAGGGGGAGCGGTCCGCCGTCCCGCTGCTCGCCCTGCGCGCCGACATCGACGCCCTGCCCATCCCCGACACCAAGGCCGACTGCCCCTACCGGTCGACCGTGCCCGACCGTGCCCACGCCTGCGGCCACGACGTGCACACCAGTGTGGTCCTCGGTACCGGGATCGTCCTCGCCCGGCTGCACGAAGAGGGACTGCTGCCGCGCCCGGTGCGGCTGATCTTCCAGCCCGCCGAGGAGGTGCTGCCCGGCGGTGCCGCCGACGCCATCGCGTGCGGGGCGCTGGACGGGGTGGGGCGGATCCTCGCCGTGCACTGCGACCCGCGCGTCGACGCCGGCAGGGTGGGGCTCCGCGTCGGCCCCATCACCAGCGCCTGCGACCGGCTGGAGATCGCGCTCGACGGGCCCGGCGGCCACACCGCCCGCCCGCACCTGACCACCGACCTGGTCACGGCCGCCGCCCGCGTCGTCACCGACGTGCCGGCGCTGGTCGCCCGGCGCGTGGACACCCGTGCGGGACTCGTCGTCACCTGGGGCCGCGTCGAGTCGGGCCACGCGCCGAACGTCATCCCGCAGCACGCCGAACTGTCCGGCACCGTCCGCTGCCTCGACCTGGACGCCTGGCGGGAGGCCCCCGACATCGTGCACGCGGCCATCGACGAGGTCGCCACGCTGCACCGGGCCAAGTCGGAGATCAACTACGTGCGCGGTGTGCCGCCCGTCGTCAACGACCGGGGGGCCACCGAGCTGCTGCGCAAGGCGATGGTCGCGCGGCGCGGGATGCGGTCCGTGGAGAACACCGAGCAGAGCCTGGGAGGCGAGGACTTCTCCTGGTACCTGGAGCACGTGCCCGGCGCGATGGCCCGCCTCGGGGTCCGTACCCCCGGCGACCCTCGGGTCCGCGATCTGCACCAGGGTGACTTCGACGCCGACGAACACGCGATCACCGTCGGCGTGGAGATGTTCACGGCAGCGGCCTTCCTGGACGACCCGAGCGTCTGA
- the argJ gene encoding bifunctional glutamate N-acetyltransferase/amino-acid acetyltransferase ArgJ, which translates to MLIHSPRGFRSVTRNMGLKDVEDDFAAVVSEVPARSAAVFTRSRFAGPSVVLSRAAAARQRSRGMVVLSRNANVATGGAGAANAAEVRRRVAEIAGVDPEELVIGSTGVIGRPYPMDSIRSGLDALSWPFPEADLAAAAAAIMTTDTRPKYLAVRVGDAVLAGIAKGVGMIEPNMATLLTFFFTDADIPAAELDAVFRRVMDRTFNALSIDTDTSTSDTAAIFANGLAGPVGLDGFEQALYTVALHLVRDIAADGEGAAKLIEVQVTGARDDAQAKRVGKSVVNSPLVKTAVHGADPNWGRVAMAVGKLEDETDIEPPRVRIWFGDLPMHPEEPGDALLERAARYLTGDEVVIRVDLGIGDGAFTVYGCDLTEGYVKLNADYTT; encoded by the coding sequence ATGCTCATTCATTCACCCCGGGGCTTCCGCAGCGTGACCAGGAACATGGGACTCAAGGACGTCGAGGACGACTTCGCGGCCGTCGTCTCCGAGGTGCCCGCCCGGTCCGCCGCCGTGTTCACCCGCTCGCGGTTCGCGGGACCGAGCGTCGTCCTCAGCCGTGCGGCGGCGGCCCGGCAGCGGAGCCGGGGGATGGTCGTGCTCTCCCGGAACGCCAACGTCGCCACCGGCGGTGCGGGCGCGGCCAACGCGGCCGAGGTGCGCCGCAGGGTCGCCGAGATCGCCGGCGTCGACCCCGAGGAACTGGTCATCGGCTCCACCGGGGTGATCGGCCGGCCCTACCCCATGGACAGCATCCGGTCCGGACTCGACGCGCTGTCCTGGCCGTTCCCGGAGGCGGACCTCGCCGCGGCGGCCGCGGCCATCATGACGACGGACACCCGGCCCAAGTACCTGGCCGTGCGGGTCGGTGACGCCGTGCTCGCCGGCATCGCCAAGGGCGTGGGCATGATCGAGCCGAACATGGCCACCCTGCTGACCTTCTTCTTCACCGACGCGGACATCCCGGCCGCCGAACTCGACGCCGTGTTCCGCCGGGTGATGGACCGGACGTTCAACGCCCTGAGCATCGACACCGACACCTCCACCAGCGACACGGCCGCGATCTTCGCCAACGGCCTGGCCGGTCCCGTCGGCCTCGACGGGTTCGAGCAGGCGCTGTACACCGTCGCCCTGCACCTCGTCCGCGACATCGCCGCCGACGGCGAGGGTGCCGCCAAGCTCATCGAGGTCCAGGTCACCGGGGCCCGCGACGACGCCCAGGCCAAACGGGTGGGCAAGAGCGTGGTCAACTCGCCCTTGGTGAAGACGGCCGTGCACGGGGCCGACCCCAACTGGGGGCGGGTCGCGATGGCCGTCGGCAAGCTGGAGGACGAGACCGACATCGAGCCGCCCCGGGTGCGGATCTGGTTCGGCGACCTCCCCATGCACCCGGAGGAGCCGGGCGACGCGCTGCTGGAGCGGGCGGCACGGTATCTGACCGGCGACGAGGTGGTCATCCGGGTGGACCTCGGCATCGGCGACGGCGCGTTCACCGTCTACGGCTGCGACCTCACCGAGGGCTACGTGAAGCTCAACGCCGACTACACGACCTGA
- a CDS encoding M1 family aminopeptidase, with translation MRRRLLTWATGACVIVAAGGLAVAAPAPDARAADPACAQLVGNGGFENGTSPWSASSGVITDAGGQSAHAGSHFAWLDGYGSTHTDTVSQSVTIPAGCTTASLSFYLHVDTDETTSSTAYDKLTAKVGTTTLATYSNLDAAAGYVRKTVDVSSFAGQTVTVSFTGSEDSGAQTSFVLDDVALDTSGGGTTPPPTGDSVRTPAKPSYTASLSSDSTGAHWSGHESVTFTNASADPLNEVYLRLWDNAHGSCPTTPIAVTHVTGGTPAALSVNCTALKVTLPAPLAQGQSGTVGFDLAIDVPSGADRFGHDGQFDFLGNALPVLAVHDGDGWHLDAYTNNGESFYSLAADFDVTLDHPTALSVPATGTSVDTPGSAGRTVTRATARSVRDFAWAAGPFSKVSGTAQDGTKVNVYGVDGIGSSDLQSMLSVAESAIDAHGQRFGAYPYGEVDAVLDNGFWFGGMEYPGFVLDLVDRTALTHELAHQWFYGIVGDDEYNHPWLDESFTDYATDLALGKDGSGCWNNVSWASGDEAITNSMAYWDAHSARYSTVVYGYGKCALHDLRRVLGDSAMQKLLHDYAQAHWYGVSTTAEFKAAAQALTSTDLTSFWDRHRIDG, from the coding sequence ATGAGACGAAGACTCCTCACCTGGGCGACCGGCGCCTGTGTGATCGTCGCGGCCGGCGGGCTGGCCGTGGCGGCGCCCGCGCCGGACGCGCGGGCGGCCGACCCGGCCTGCGCGCAGTTGGTCGGCAACGGCGGTTTCGAGAACGGCACGTCACCCTGGTCGGCGAGCAGCGGTGTGATCACCGACGCCGGCGGGCAGAGCGCCCACGCGGGCAGCCACTTCGCCTGGCTGGACGGATACGGCTCCACCCACACCGACACCGTCTCGCAGAGCGTGACGATCCCGGCCGGCTGCACCACGGCCTCGCTCAGCTTCTATCTGCACGTCGACACGGACGAAACGACCTCGTCCACCGCGTACGACAAGCTCACCGCCAAGGTGGGTACGACGACCCTCGCCACGTACTCCAACCTGGACGCGGCCGCCGGGTACGTGAGGAAGACCGTGGACGTGTCCTCGTTCGCCGGGCAGACCGTCACCGTCTCCTTCACCGGCAGCGAGGACTCCGGCGCCCAGACCAGCTTCGTCCTCGACGACGTCGCCCTGGACACCTCCGGTGGCGGCACGACCCCGCCCCCGACCGGCGACTCCGTCCGGACGCCCGCGAAGCCGTCGTACACCGCCTCGCTGAGCAGCGACTCCACCGGCGCGCACTGGAGCGGGCACGAGAGCGTGACCTTCACCAACGCCTCGGCCGACCCGCTGAACGAGGTGTACCTGCGGTTGTGGGACAACGCCCACGGAAGCTGCCCGACCACGCCGATCGCGGTGACGCACGTGACCGGCGGCACCCCGGCCGCGCTGTCGGTGAACTGCACGGCGCTCAAGGTCACGTTGCCGGCCCCGCTCGCGCAGGGACAGAGCGGCACGGTCGGCTTCGACCTGGCGATCGACGTGCCCAGCGGCGCCGACCGGTTCGGCCACGACGGGCAGTTCGACTTCCTCGGCAACGCCCTGCCGGTCCTCGCGGTCCACGACGGCGACGGCTGGCACCTGGACGCGTACACGAACAACGGCGAGTCCTTCTACTCCCTGGCCGCCGACTTCGACGTCACCCTCGACCACCCGACCGCGCTGTCCGTCCCGGCCACCGGCACCTCCGTGGACACTCCCGGGTCCGCCGGGCGCACCGTCACCCGGGCCACCGCCAGGTCGGTGCGCGACTTCGCCTGGGCGGCCGGCCCGTTCAGCAAGGTGTCGGGCACGGCGCAGGACGGCACGAAGGTCAACGTCTACGGCGTGGACGGCATCGGCTCGTCCGACCTGCAGAGCATGCTGAGCGTGGCCGAGTCCGCGATCGACGCGCACGGACAGCGCTTCGGGGCCTACCCGTACGGCGAGGTGGACGCGGTCCTCGACAACGGCTTCTGGTTCGGCGGCATGGAGTACCCCGGCTTCGTCCTCGACCTGGTCGACCGCACGGCGCTCACGCACGAACTCGCCCACCAGTGGTTCTACGGCATCGTCGGCGACGACGAGTACAACCACCCGTGGCTGGACGAGTCGTTCACCGACTACGCAACCGACCTCGCCCTCGGCAAGGACGGCTCCGGCTGCTGGAACAACGTCTCCTGGGCGTCCGGCGACGAGGCGATCACCAACTCGATGGCGTACTGGGACGCCCACTCCGCCCGGTACTCCACCGTCGTCTACGGCTACGGCAAGTGCGCCCTGCACGACCTGCGCCGCGTCCTCGGCGACAGCGCGATGCAGAAGCTGCTGCACGACTACGCGCAGGCCCACTGGTACGGCGTCTCCACCACCGCCGAGTTCAAGGCGGCGGCACAGGCGCTGACGAGCACCGACCTGACGTCGTTCTGGGACCGGCACCGCATCGACGGCTGA
- a CDS encoding LuxR family transcriptional regulator, translating to MPEPRPAAAAAGRPAVLARARAALAAGGLVLTGHLGAGRSTLLSALAEECAASGHRVLRCAPARSDRRLPHLGLIDLMAQVRDEELDHLWDPERALLDGVLRRGAGTARPEGGEQLLTLHLALLRVFTELARPCPLLLVVDDAQWLDEPSADALSFVARRSTGGRLAVAAAVRTDPGAGAVHPRPQAAGTAPPHDADVGRHGESPDAVDRAVRLCPGPATTLAVPPMTEPEIAEVLAAHGMRWPRQMAARVRRAAGGNPRFALELARTCQDDGSPVWGRPLTPASVPPLPEALRPYLHDWLAALGAAARRTLLAAGAAAYPTAALLRRAGFAGAADDLREAVRLGLVAPVGDGPVRFTQPLTAVLLYEEAGAEERARVHRALADAATDPVERAQQLASLATGEDAALAALLSEAAAIARRRGARANAAQLGLSAAELTPGTGADSVDRLLTAAEDALAAGDYPLVRRLAHHALRDCRNPADRIRAWMAIIDSSGQAVAEVANVLRYALRDAECCPDLLAQVHYRLAWQAWVAEGSAVRAHPHAVRAARLSREADDWRTHQLGLTLQAAVEFYLGLPEAEDTLRAALTSRADHRALYDHNGPAFVRSRRHLLHDRLDDARAEMRALVYTVRTRGSTESLSQCLASLALVEVHRGRCARALDLAAQSLDVAARAGFSQGPAWHALAVARAAGGDPGEALVAAEQARRHAEDDADRLFLPRALHAEGHVRLVAGESGAALPVLRRVRDLELAQGQGDPAIRRWHSDLAEALVLEGCGVDADELLEQTWKQAVRLGRQGVLATLRRPRALLLEAEGDAEAAVHQLRLAAEQLRELGYPLEEGRTRLALGLLCLRTDDQSGARRELAATHALFTRARAWPWLALTRAAQDQPAPRGTGGPPPATAAVDLDLLTDAERRVAQRVAEGASNREIAAELVVSVKTVEAALTRAYRKLGVRSRVDLTRVVLSLSPARAAPRRARC from the coding sequence GTGCCTGAGCCACGGCCGGCGGCCGCTGCCGCCGGCCGTCCGGCCGTCCTCGCGCGGGCGCGGGCCGCGCTCGCCGCGGGCGGCCTGGTGCTCACCGGACACCTGGGCGCCGGCCGGTCCACGCTGCTGTCGGCACTCGCCGAGGAGTGCGCGGCGAGCGGCCACCGGGTGCTGCGCTGCGCACCGGCCCGCTCCGACCGTCGACTCCCCCACCTGGGGCTGATCGACCTCATGGCCCAGGTCCGGGACGAGGAACTGGATCACCTTTGGGACCCCGAACGCGCCCTGCTGGACGGGGTGTTGCGCAGGGGCGCGGGCACTGCTCGCCCGGAGGGGGGCGAGCAGCTGCTCACGCTGCACCTGGCGCTGCTGCGGGTGTTCACCGAACTCGCGCGGCCGTGCCCGCTGTTGCTGGTCGTCGACGACGCGCAGTGGCTGGACGAACCGAGCGCGGACGCGCTGTCCTTCGTCGCCCGGCGCAGCACCGGCGGCCGGCTCGCGGTCGCGGCGGCCGTCCGCACCGACCCGGGCGCCGGGGCCGTACACCCGCGGCCCCAGGCGGCCGGGACGGCGCCCCCGCACGACGCGGACGTGGGGCGGCACGGCGAGTCCCCCGACGCCGTGGACCGTGCCGTGCGGCTGTGTCCCGGGCCGGCGACCACGCTCGCGGTGCCGCCCATGACGGAGCCGGAGATCGCCGAGGTGCTCGCGGCACACGGCATGCGCTGGCCGAGGCAGATGGCCGCGCGGGTCCGGCGGGCCGCCGGCGGCAATCCCCGGTTCGCGCTGGAGCTGGCCCGCACCTGCCAGGACGACGGCAGCCCGGTGTGGGGCAGGCCGCTGACTCCGGCGTCGGTGCCGCCCCTGCCGGAGGCGCTGCGGCCGTATCTCCACGACTGGCTGGCCGCTCTCGGGGCCGCCGCCCGCCGGACCCTGCTGGCGGCGGGCGCGGCGGCCTACCCGACGGCGGCGCTGCTGCGCCGGGCCGGGTTCGCCGGCGCGGCCGACGATCTGCGGGAGGCCGTACGGCTGGGTCTCGTGGCGCCGGTGGGCGACGGGCCGGTCCGGTTCACGCAGCCGCTGACGGCGGTCCTGCTGTACGAGGAGGCCGGCGCCGAGGAGCGGGCCCGGGTCCACCGGGCGCTCGCCGACGCCGCGACCGATCCGGTGGAGCGGGCCCAGCAGCTCGCCTCGCTCGCCACCGGCGAGGACGCGGCGCTCGCCGCCCTGTTGTCGGAGGCGGCCGCGATCGCCCGCCGCCGGGGTGCCCGCGCGAACGCCGCGCAGCTGGGGCTGAGCGCGGCCGAGCTGACCCCGGGCACGGGCGCCGACAGCGTCGACCGGCTGCTGACGGCGGCGGAGGACGCGCTCGCCGCCGGCGACTACCCGCTGGTGCGGCGCCTCGCCCACCACGCGCTGCGCGACTGCCGGAACCCGGCGGACCGGATCCGCGCCTGGATGGCGATCATCGACTCCAGCGGCCAGGCCGTCGCCGAGGTGGCCAACGTGCTCCGGTACGCGCTGCGGGACGCCGAGTGCTGTCCCGACCTGCTGGCCCAGGTGCACTACCGGCTCGCCTGGCAGGCCTGGGTGGCCGAGGGTTCCGCCGTGCGGGCGCACCCGCACGCCGTCCGGGCGGCCCGGCTGTCGCGGGAGGCGGACGACTGGCGGACCCATCAGCTCGGCCTGACGCTGCAGGCCGCCGTGGAGTTCTACCTCGGTCTGCCCGAGGCGGAGGACACGCTGCGGGCCGCGCTGACCTCGCGGGCCGACCACCGGGCGCTCTACGACCACAACGGGCCGGCCTTCGTCCGCTCCCGCCGTCATCTGCTGCACGACCGGCTGGACGACGCGCGCGCCGAGATGCGCGCCCTCGTCTACACGGTGCGAACCCGGGGCAGCACGGAGAGCCTCAGCCAGTGCCTGGCCTCGCTCGCGCTGGTCGAGGTGCACCGGGGGCGCTGCGCCCGCGCGCTGGACCTGGCCGCGCAGAGCCTGGACGTCGCCGCGCGGGCCGGGTTCAGCCAGGGGCCGGCCTGGCACGCGCTGGCGGTGGCCAGGGCGGCGGGCGGTGACCCGGGCGAGGCGCTGGTGGCGGCGGAACAGGCGCGCCGGCACGCCGAGGACGACGCCGACCGGCTCTTCCTGCCCCGCGCCCTGCACGCGGAGGGCCATGTCCGGCTGGTCGCGGGCGAGTCCGGGGCGGCCCTGCCCGTGCTGCGGCGGGTGCGGGACCTGGAACTCGCGCAGGGGCAGGGCGATCCGGCGATCCGGCGCTGGCACAGCGATCTCGCCGAGGCGCTGGTCCTGGAAGGGTGCGGCGTGGATGCCGACGAGCTGCTGGAGCAGACCTGGAAGCAGGCGGTGCGGCTCGGCCGGCAGGGCGTACTGGCGACGCTACGGCGCCCCCGGGCACTGCTGCTGGAGGCCGAGGGGGATGCCGAGGCCGCCGTACACCAGTTGCGGCTGGCCGCGGAGCAACTCCGGGAGCTGGGCTATCCGCTGGAGGAGGGCCGGACCCGGCTGGCGCTGGGCCTGCTGTGTCTGCGCACCGACGACCAGTCCGGCGCGCGGCGTGAACTGGCGGCCACGCACGCGCTGTTCACGCGCGCCCGGGCCTGGCCGTGGCTGGCGCTGACCCGTGCCGCACAGGACCAGCCGGCCCCGCGGGGCACCGGCGGGCCGCCACCCGCGACGGCGGCGGTGGACCTCGACCTGCTGACCGACGCCGAGCGGCGGGTGGCGCAGCGCGTCGCGGAGGGGGCCAGCAACCGGGAGATCGCCGCCGAACTGGTGGTGAGCGTCAAGACGGTGGAGGCCGCGCTGACCCGCGCCTACCGCAAGCTGGGTGTGCGCTCGCGGGTGGACCTCACCCGTGTCGTCCTGAGCCTCAGTCCTGCACGGGCGGCACCGCGTCGCGCCAGATGCTGA
- a CDS encoding serine/threonine-protein kinase, translating to MAHGVFQTLAEDDPKTIGGYRLAARLGAGGMGNVYLSHTPGGRAVAIKVIRPEFAEDPEFRRRFAQEVRAAERVQGLYTAPVIDSDTDGAHPWLATAYVSGPTLAAAVAEHGAMPAATVLLLTAGVAEALQVVHGAGIVHRDLKPSNVLLAADGPRVIDFGIARAADTTALTGSGVTVGTPAFMSPEQAAGRTVGPRSDVFALGQVAAFAALGRSAHGDGPSHAVLYRIVHEEPDLAGLPAELTELVSRCLAKEPDERPTLAEVLALCNAASGATQLRRPEDWLPNAVTTVIADRYNAPQPLPATPAAVPAAPQHPPTAADQQPQQPSQPPRPAQQPSTQPQQPPVQPQYVPTQTAQPVQPVQPVQPHHAPTQTAHPVQPVQPVQHTPAPPWATGGHAPYGGPGAPGGPVGPGTTPGDRPARRRKTGLVVGAVVGVLVLAGAAVGVLKSGVLDGGGGSHKNGAATQPTGTKTSGTKPTRSAQSDDQNSGGQNTGDQNTGGQADASSGSTAAPTVYKNFNLADGYYLKFSDQPLVPHDSNYDDLYLSCDSDSCSFGSYNTKLVLLDQGEAGSLDACKQDTRYLPQEISLSRFSKGRQLCATTQDGIVALITYESQSPSSSASQYVTLDISIWRDAVPPVQD from the coding sequence ATGGCCCACGGGGTTTTCCAGACACTGGCCGAGGACGACCCGAAGACGATCGGCGGGTACCGGCTCGCCGCCCGGCTCGGCGCCGGCGGCATGGGCAATGTGTACCTGTCGCACACGCCCGGCGGACGCGCCGTCGCCATCAAGGTGATCCGGCCCGAGTTCGCCGAAGACCCCGAGTTCCGGCGGCGGTTCGCCCAGGAGGTGCGCGCCGCCGAACGCGTCCAGGGCCTCTACACCGCCCCGGTGATCGACAGCGACACCGACGGAGCGCACCCCTGGCTCGCGACCGCCTACGTCTCCGGCCCGACCCTCGCCGCGGCCGTCGCCGAACACGGGGCGATGCCCGCCGCGACCGTCCTGCTGCTCACCGCGGGCGTGGCCGAGGCCCTCCAGGTCGTGCACGGCGCCGGCATCGTGCACCGCGACCTGAAGCCGTCCAACGTGCTGCTCGCCGCCGACGGCCCCCGCGTCATCGACTTCGGCATCGCCCGCGCCGCCGACACCACCGCGCTGACCGGCAGCGGGGTCACCGTCGGCACGCCCGCGTTCATGTCCCCGGAACAGGCGGCCGGCCGTACCGTCGGCCCGCGCTCCGACGTGTTCGCCCTCGGCCAGGTCGCCGCCTTCGCCGCCCTCGGCCGCTCCGCCCACGGCGACGGCCCCTCCCACGCGGTGCTCTACCGGATCGTGCACGAGGAACCCGACCTCGCCGGGCTCCCCGCCGAACTCACCGAGCTGGTAAGCCGCTGCCTCGCCAAGGAACCCGACGAGCGCCCCACGCTCGCCGAGGTCCTCGCCCTGTGCAACGCCGCGTCCGGCGCGACGCAACTGCGCCGCCCCGAGGACTGGCTGCCGAACGCGGTGACCACCGTCATCGCCGACCGCTACAACGCGCCCCAGCCGCTGCCCGCGACCCCGGCGGCCGTGCCCGCGGCGCCCCAGCACCCGCCGACGGCCGCCGACCAGCAGCCGCAACAGCCCTCCCAGCCCCCGCGGCCCGCCCAGCAGCCCTCCACACAGCCCCAGCAGCCTCCCGTCCAGCCGCAGTACGTCCCGACGCAGACGGCTCAGCCGGTTCAGCCCGTCCAGCCGGTGCAGCCCCACCACGCGCCCACGCAGACCGCGCACCCGGTCCAGCCCGTTCAGCCCGTCCAGCACACGCCCGCCCCGCCATGGGCCACCGGCGGCCACGCCCCCTACGGCGGTCCCGGCGCACCCGGCGGCCCGGTCGGCCCCGGCACCACCCCCGGCGACCGCCCCGCCCGGCGCCGGAAGACCGGGCTGGTCGTCGGTGCCGTCGTGGGAGTCCTCGTCCTCGCCGGCGCGGCCGTCGGCGTGCTCAAGAGCGGCGTGCTCGACGGCGGCGGAGGCTCCCACAAGAACGGCGCGGCCACCCAGCCCACCGGCACCAAGACCTCCGGCACGAAGCCCACCAGGAGCGCGCAGAGCGACGACCAGAACTCAGGCGGCCAGAACACGGGCGACCAGAACACCGGCGGGCAGGCCGACGCGTCCTCCGGCAGCACCGCGGCCCCCACCGTCTACAAGAACTTCAACCTGGCCGACGGCTACTACCTGAAGTTCAGCGACCAGCCGCTCGTCCCGCACGACTCCAACTACGACGACCTGTACCTGAGCTGCGACAGCGACTCCTGCTCCTTCGGCTCCTACAACACCAAGCTCGTCCTGCTCGACCAGGGCGAGGCGGGCTCGCTGGACGCCTGCAAGCAGGACACCCGCTACCTCCCCCAGGAGATCTCCCTGAGCCGCTTCTCCAAGGGCAGGCAGCTCTGCGCGACCACGCAGGACGGCATCGTCGCCCTCATCACCTACGAGAGCCAGTCGCCCAGCAGCAGCGCCAGCCAGTACGTCACCCTGGACATCAGCATCTGGCGCGACGCGGTGCCGCCCGTGCAGGACTGA